One Paenibacillus crassostreae DNA segment encodes these proteins:
- the lpxA gene encoding acyl-ACP--UDP-N-acetylglucosamine O-acyltransferase, with the protein MIHSTAIIHPTAIIGENVTIGPFSIIEENVKIGNGCKIESHVLIGSHTTIGEENHIFQGAIIGSFPIDRTHKGQETYLSIGNNNIVREYTTISKGTVKGGGMTRIGDDNWIMSIVHIGHDVVIGNQSTITGNVQIAGHVEIEDNVTIGGSATIHQFCKIGRFSMIGAASFINLDIVPYSIASGYRAKICGINLVGLKRNGMTNDDIKTIKRINTLLFRKKLPLAQAIEEIHNLPQSMFKEHTLAFLNKSERGIARMRGSK; encoded by the coding sequence TTGATTCATTCTACTGCAATCATTCACCCAACAGCGATAATCGGAGAAAATGTCACTATCGGCCCATTTAGTATCATTGAGGAAAACGTCAAAATCGGGAACGGATGCAAAATTGAAAGTCATGTTCTAATTGGCTCCCACACAACAATCGGCGAAGAAAACCATATTTTTCAAGGAGCCATCATTGGTTCTTTTCCGATAGATCGAACCCACAAAGGGCAAGAAACGTATCTTAGCATCGGGAACAACAACATCGTAAGAGAATACACAACGATTAGCAAAGGAACAGTAAAAGGTGGCGGTATGACACGAATTGGAGACGACAATTGGATTATGAGCATTGTCCACATCGGGCATGATGTAGTAATAGGTAACCAATCCACCATTACAGGTAATGTACAAATTGCAGGTCATGTTGAAATTGAAGATAATGTTACCATCGGTGGTTCTGCTACTATTCACCAGTTCTGTAAGATTGGTAGATTTTCAATGATTGGAGCTGCATCTTTTATCAATCTAGACATTGTACCCTACTCGATCGCCAGTGGTTATCGTGCAAAAATATGTGGCATTAACCTTGTTGGATTGAAACGGAACGGCATGACTAATGATGACATCAAGACCATAAAACGAATCAATACCCTTTTGTTCCGAAAAAAATTACCACTCGCTCAAGCAATCGAAGAGATTCATAACTTGCCTCAATCCATGTTTAAGGAGCATACATTAGCATTCTTAAACAAGTCCGAACGTGGC
- the lpxD gene encoding UDP-3-O-(3-hydroxymyristoyl)glucosamine N-acyltransferase codes for MEYNLKEIAQKLNGFLVGDEDVVIHSIASLLNAKIGQIAFITEKNMGQLATCKASALIVPENTREYSIPVIKVKNPRLAFIHLIMTFQDDRKSNGIISSSTIDLSLKSGSCTQVDDGAVVKEGVSIGNNSTIGSNSFIGENVTIGKNCSIYPNVTILKDTLIGDNVIIQSCSVIGSDGFGYEWDGEKHLKFPHIGNVVIGDDVEIGANTTIERGTIDSTIIKKGTKIGNMVVIGHNVQIGEHCIVVSTCAIAGSSKIGNYVVLAGGCTISNHVSIGDHSVVLAKSGVAKDLPEKSFVSGIFARPHKEQLKEYATLARLPKILKEFNKKLEDITKTHF; via the coding sequence ATGGAATATAACTTAAAAGAAATCGCTCAGAAATTGAATGGATTTTTAGTTGGTGATGAAGATGTAGTCATACATAGTATCGCCTCTCTATTGAACGCCAAGATTGGTCAAATTGCCTTCATAACAGAAAAAAATATGGGTCAACTGGCTACTTGCAAGGCTTCCGCATTGATTGTCCCCGAAAACACTCGTGAATATAGCATTCCAGTCATCAAAGTTAAGAATCCCAGACTTGCCTTCATTCATTTGATAATGACATTTCAAGACGATAGGAAAAGTAATGGAATAATCTCGTCTAGTACGATTGATTTGTCATTGAAATCCGGTAGCTGTACGCAGGTAGATGATGGCGCCGTCGTGAAAGAAGGCGTTTCTATTGGCAATAACAGCACCATCGGTTCAAATTCGTTTATTGGCGAAAATGTCACGATCGGTAAAAATTGTTCAATCTACCCTAATGTTACCATTTTAAAGGATACGTTAATTGGTGACAACGTCATCATCCAATCTTGTTCCGTCATCGGTTCCGATGGATTCGGTTATGAATGGGATGGAGAAAAACATCTGAAATTTCCTCATATAGGGAACGTCGTCATTGGGGATGACGTAGAAATTGGTGCCAATACAACAATCGAGCGCGGAACGATTGATTCCACCATAATCAAAAAGGGAACGAAAATTGGCAATATGGTCGTAATCGGGCACAACGTACAAATCGGAGAACACTGCATCGTCGTGTCAACATGTGCGATTGCAGGCTCCTCAAAAATTGGGAACTACGTTGTTTTGGCAGGTGGATGCACTATCTCAAACCATGTCTCCATTGGCGATCATTCCGTCGTTTTGGCAAAATCAGGCGTAGCCAAAGACTTGCCGGAAAAATCATTTGTATCTGGCATTTTTGCACGTCCTCATAAAGAACAATTGAAGGAGTATGCAACGCTTGCGAGACTTCCGAAAATACTGAAGGAATTCAATAAGAAATTAGAAGACATTACAAAAACACACTTTTAA
- the lpxC gene encoding UDP-3-O-acyl-N-acetylglucosamine deacetylase: MVNQRTIASNFELEGITLHRGISTCMTFHPAPPNSGIVFRRTDVTPFEVIKATVGNVSNTERCTQLKNHNNYSVSMVEHVMSALRGMDVDNVIVDINGEEIPVLDGSAVVIASKISKVGLLEQQVEKRYFRLKKTIRVEVGLSFIEASPFDGISYSIGFKNDHNLSFLTHQSAIFNVGTHDFLINIAAARTFGYEKEIDYLKSKGLIKGASLENALLIGRGKIIPNLRYPDEFARHKLLDVMGDLALLPPFLAKIDGERTSHHLNNLLAQEILNNIY; encoded by the coding sequence ATGGTAAATCAACGAACAATTGCAAGTAACTTTGAACTGGAGGGCATCACCTTGCACAGAGGGATTTCAACATGTATGACTTTTCACCCCGCACCACCGAACAGTGGCATCGTATTCAGGAGAACAGATGTAACACCATTTGAAGTAATTAAAGCCACGGTTGGGAACGTTTCAAACACCGAACGTTGCACTCAGCTTAAAAATCATAATAACTATTCAGTTTCTATGGTCGAACATGTAATGTCTGCACTTCGAGGTATGGACGTCGACAATGTCATCGTTGACATCAACGGTGAAGAAATTCCGGTTCTCGATGGAAGCGCTGTCGTTATTGCATCAAAAATTAGTAAAGTGGGTCTTTTAGAACAACAAGTTGAAAAAAGATATTTTCGCTTGAAAAAGACCATTAGAGTTGAAGTAGGATTGTCGTTTATAGAAGCATCCCCCTTTGATGGGATATCCTATTCAATTGGCTTCAAAAACGATCATAACCTTTCATTCCTTACTCATCAATCAGCTATTTTTAATGTTGGCACTCATGATTTTCTAATCAATATCGCAGCCGCACGTACATTTGGTTACGAAAAAGAGATCGACTACCTCAAAAGCAAAGGACTGATTAAAGGTGCTTCTCTGGAAAACGCCCTGCTAATTGGTAGAGGAAAGATTATACCTAATTTGCGTTACCCAGATGAATTCGCACGACACAAGCTTTTAGATGTTATGGGGGACTTGGCTTTGCTTCCACCTTTCTTAGCGAAAATTGATGGCGAACGAACTTCCCATCACCTAAATAATCTTTTGGCACAGGAGATTTTGAACAATATTTATTAA
- a CDS encoding GNAT family N-acetyltransferase encodes MKIRLLEVIEDSPIELLLLADPSEKLVKEYLSRGQCFVATKNDEVIGVIVLIRTRPETIEIVNIAVREDHQNKGIGKRLVLFAIDKAKEQHIKTVEIGTGNSGLNQLALYQKCGFRITGVDRDFFIRHYKEKIYENGIQVIDMIRLSLDL; translated from the coding sequence ATGAAAATTAGATTATTAGAAGTTATCGAAGATTCACCTATAGAATTATTACTTCTTGCCGATCCTTCGGAGAAGTTGGTGAAAGAATATTTGAGCAGAGGTCAATGTTTCGTAGCAACAAAAAATGATGAAGTTATTGGTGTAATCGTACTAATAAGAACTCGTCCAGAAACTATAGAAATTGTTAATATTGCTGTTCGTGAAGATCACCAAAATAAAGGAATTGGAAAAAGATTAGTCTTATTTGCTATCGATAAAGCAAAAGAACAACATATAAAAACAGTAGAAATCGGAACAGGAAATTCAGGGTTGAATCAATTAGCATTATATCAAAAATGTGGATTTCGGATTACTGGAGTGGATCGTGATTTTTTTATCAGGCATTACAAAGAAAAAATATATGAAAATGGTATTCAAGTTATAGATATGATTAGATTAAGTCTTGATTTGTGA
- a CDS encoding DinB family protein, whose translation MITRPEPNEHLPIVKKYIDSVPEGNIITILNDQFQKNQSLLNNLTEDIGNFRYASDKWSLKNVIGHIADVERLWSYMILRIARGDVGVLSGYDRDLFVANSFRDKLPLIMVLKDYEAVRKSTISLIETLPEKSISNIGEFNSHPFSVRACIYSIAGHETHHMNIIKSKYLNIG comes from the coding sequence ATGATTACAAGGCCAGAACCGAATGAACATTTACCTATAGTAAAGAAATATATTGACTCAGTACCTGAAGGCAATATTATTACCATCTTAAATGATCAATTTCAAAAAAATCAATCTTTATTAAATAATCTTACTGAAGATATTGGGAACTTTAGGTATGCCTCAGATAAGTGGTCATTAAAGAATGTTATTGGGCATATCGCTGATGTAGAGAGATTATGGAGTTATATGATTTTAAGAATAGCTCGTGGAGATGTAGGAGTATTATCAGGCTATGATCGCGATTTATTTGTTGCAAATTCATTTCGTGATAAACTTCCATTAATAATGGTACTTAAAGATTATGAAGCTGTCAGAAAATCTACAATCTCATTGATTGAAACTCTACCTGAAAAATCTATTAGTAATATTGGGGAGTTTAATAGTCATCCATTTTCTGTACGTGCATGTATTTATAGTATTGCAGGTCATGAAACACATCATATGAACATTATAAAATCTAAATATCTGAATATAGGGTAA
- a CDS encoding VOC family protein yields MKRYISRISTIEIPVSNLNESIHWYTSLLGLEVTHRDDTTAVLTFDSLGVPGIFLCETKSENRLQFLNTNNDIKHSVIDFYTNDLNGFYNFLIEQGVQVGTYNMITEFDTGGFGFEDPDGNLLGACNAIQRGQE; encoded by the coding sequence ATGAAAAGATATATTTCTAGAATTTCTACAATAGAGATTCCTGTTTCAAATCTAAATGAATCGATCCATTGGTATACGAGTTTACTTGGATTAGAAGTGACACATCGTGATGATACTACAGCAGTACTGACATTTGATTCTTTAGGAGTTCCGGGTATCTTTCTATGTGAAACAAAAAGTGAAAATAGACTACAATTCCTCAACACGAATAATGATATCAAACATAGTGTGATTGATTTTTACACTAATGATCTTAACGGCTTCTATAATTTTCTAATAGAACAGGGAGTTCAGGTTGGAACATATAATATGATTACTGAGTTTGATACTGGTGGCTTTGGATTTGAAGACCCTGACGGAAATTTATTAGGTGCATGCAATGCTATTCAGCGAGGCCAAGAGTAA
- a CDS encoding sensor histidine kinase codes for MRTKTIATIYIVTMLVLFSVVNVSFYNSASNTIIEDQKTDIEDMIDNLKFTFQSAQAGELLFEGSLAEGLRYAAIAAQNELPSKLEDVTNKQLLEVSKKLQIDGITLFKYSEEIDDFVAVKSSIPDEIGLKTGRFTYGLWNVVFKQLMSDKHEATPIENFGENLPNFWAGQYDTTTSDPTKILKWGYYNDGTTDYLINTYISSDSIFKFHEISGIDFHIQKLIENNPFLKEIAILNDKIFQGEWKSPVKGYPIWHSERTVLFGSYEYAVKEDLDLAAQSVSKGESLHFDQIVDGKRVMKSYVPLQLDTNVAKEFNRLIVIATSDVEIIDNMMKEKQEKMLLASFAALAISTIILWTISHFINRQNKISSDIQSMYVDNIDSLFKTIKEYHHDYNNQIFALAGLSSLKKYDAMDDYLKTLTRMNTSLNNIINIHIPAFSGLIQTKLAIASENDIQFEHDFEGFDKVHLSSIKVMDTVRIIGNIIDNAFYAMIDTELTTKKLVMYGTVQKGYMTFRISNNGSKIPKEYLSKIFDHGYSTKSKKNNSGLGLAIVNNIVKKYKGQINVESNEEETTFTVLIPLTNREYKNKD; via the coding sequence ATGAGAACCAAAACGATAGCGACTATTTACATTGTAACAATGCTAGTTCTATTCAGCGTTGTTAATGTGTCTTTTTACAATTCTGCAAGCAATACGATTATTGAGGATCAGAAAACAGATATTGAAGATATGATTGATAACCTCAAATTTACTTTTCAATCAGCTCAAGCTGGGGAACTTTTATTTGAAGGATCTTTAGCAGAAGGCCTACGCTATGCTGCTATAGCCGCTCAAAACGAACTTCCGTCAAAACTCGAAGATGTGACCAATAAACAGTTATTGGAAGTGAGTAAAAAGCTACAAATTGATGGCATAACTTTATTTAAATATTCAGAAGAAATAGATGATTTTGTTGCGGTGAAATCGAGTATTCCTGATGAAATAGGATTGAAAACAGGCAGATTTACATACGGATTATGGAATGTCGTGTTTAAACAACTTATGAGCGACAAACACGAAGCTACTCCGATTGAAAACTTCGGTGAAAATCTCCCTAATTTTTGGGCTGGTCAATATGACACCACTACCTCTGATCCTACGAAAATATTAAAATGGGGTTATTATAATGATGGAACAACCGATTATTTAATAAATACTTATATTTCTAGTGATTCCATTTTTAAATTTCATGAGATATCTGGGATAGATTTCCACATCCAAAAACTAATTGAGAATAATCCCTTTCTAAAGGAAATCGCAATTCTAAACGATAAAATATTCCAAGGCGAATGGAAATCTCCAGTAAAGGGATACCCTATTTGGCATTCTGAAAGAACAGTCTTGTTCGGTAGTTATGAATATGCTGTAAAAGAAGACTTAGATCTAGCTGCTCAATCAGTTAGTAAAGGAGAATCACTACATTTTGATCAAATCGTAGATGGTAAACGTGTTATGAAATCCTATGTTCCTCTACAATTAGATACGAATGTGGCGAAAGAATTTAATCGATTAATCGTTATTGCTACATCTGATGTCGAAATCATTGATAATATGATGAAAGAAAAGCAAGAAAAAATGCTTCTAGCATCCTTTGCAGCTCTTGCGATAAGTACAATAATTTTATGGACTATCTCGCATTTCATAAACCGTCAAAATAAAATTTCATCTGATATTCAAAGTATGTATGTGGATAATATAGATAGCTTATTTAAAACGATTAAAGAATATCATCATGATTACAATAATCAAATTTTCGCATTAGCTGGTCTTTCTAGTTTGAAAAAGTACGATGCTATGGATGATTATTTAAAAACGCTCACACGTATGAATACTTCGTTAAATAATATTATCAATATTCATATTCCTGCCTTTAGCGGATTAATCCAAACCAAATTAGCTATAGCGTCTGAAAACGATATACAATTCGAACATGATTTTGAAGGATTTGACAAAGTTCACCTAAGTTCAATTAAAGTAATGGATACAGTTCGTATTATTGGAAATATCATCGATAATGCTTTTTATGCAATGATTGATACAGAACTAACAACGAAAAAGTTGGTTATGTATGGAACGGTCCAAAAAGGCTATATGACCTTCCGAATTTCAAACAATGGTTCCAAAATACCAAAGGAATACCTTTCAAAAATTTTCGACCATGGTTACTCGACAAAATCAAAAAAGAACAACAGCGGATTAGGTCTAGCGATTGTAAATAATATTGTTAAAAAATATAAAGGTCAAATTAACGTTGAAAGTAATGAAGAGGAAACTACATTTACTGTTCTTATTCCACTTACAAATCGAGAGTATAAGAATAAAGATTAA
- a CDS encoding phosphodiester glycosidase family protein, translating into MLLSKDGIPEDAKYFQITADNGVVLHVLRTEPSSISLYSINDNVVRSETNGINGGFFWDNQLLSIAVMDGIPVNGSPKEYGSGWFNIKYDRGTIVYDRVTGMVDVQRAASVDDLHMSDATKFWAQGGVSMNLKDESKWYNLAVKEERLPFPDDERLRSAMAYDNLGEIYLVVTSSKCTAGQFRTAIKRNVAVGNLNEAIFLDGDGSSQLLAGNVKLEGDARKVLQMIGVTGERR; encoded by the coding sequence TTGCTTTTAAGTAAAGATGGCATTCCCGAAGATGCTAAGTACTTTCAAATAACCGCTGACAACGGGGTTGTTCTACATGTGCTGCGTACGGAACCGAGTAGTATTTCGCTTTATAGCATAAACGACAACGTCGTGCGATCGGAAACCAATGGAATCAATGGTGGATTCTTTTGGGATAATCAGTTGTTAAGTATCGCGGTTATGGATGGCATACCCGTTAACGGTAGCCCTAAAGAATATGGCTCAGGCTGGTTTAATATCAAATACGACCGAGGAACCATCGTATACGATCGGGTCACAGGGATGGTCGACGTACAACGAGCAGCAAGTGTCGACGATCTGCATATGTCAGACGCGACAAAATTCTGGGCGCAGGGCGGAGTCAGTATGAATTTAAAGGACGAAAGTAAGTGGTATAACTTAGCGGTCAAAGAAGAAAGGCTACCGTTTCCCGACGACGAGCGGCTTCGAAGTGCAATGGCCTATGATAATCTTGGAGAAATCTATCTGGTTGTAACTTCTTCCAAATGTACGGCAGGGCAATTTCGTACTGCTATTAAGAGAAATGTTGCCGTAGGAAATTTGAATGAGGCTATATTTCTAGACGGAGACGGTTCCTCACAATTACTCGCCGGTAACGTCAAATTGGAGGGTGATGCCCGAAAAGTGTTGCAGATGATCGGGGTAACCGGAGAGAGGCGCTAG
- a CDS encoding GNAT family N-acetyltransferase has translation MVEVVDITPENIKEKGFFCMRSKPKSQGYQNKLSWLLNRFDEGLKLKIIEVDGQPKGFIEYIPIEYAWRAVQGENYLLIHCLWIVGRGKGNGYGSILLNECIEEARRLNKSGVALVTSSQTWLADKHFFVKHGFKSIDQAPPSFELLVMKFDDQADPKFSHGWDERIQNYRDGITIFRSDQCPYIDDAVKTIIEVASERNIPIRVIEYENSEDARYAPSANGIFNVIYNGKLLTYHPINKRELYKLLDQA, from the coding sequence ATGGTCGAAGTAGTAGATATAACACCAGAAAACATTAAAGAAAAAGGATTTTTTTGCATGAGAAGTAAACCTAAATCGCAAGGTTATCAGAATAAATTATCTTGGTTGTTAAATAGATTTGATGAAGGATTAAAACTGAAAATTATAGAAGTAGATGGACAACCTAAAGGCTTTATTGAATACATACCAATTGAATATGCTTGGCGTGCAGTTCAAGGGGAGAATTATTTATTAATTCATTGTTTGTGGATTGTAGGCAGAGGAAAAGGAAATGGGTATGGTTCAATATTATTAAATGAATGTATAGAAGAGGCAAGGCGCTTAAATAAGTCAGGAGTTGCACTGGTAACAAGCAGTCAAACATGGTTAGCTGATAAACATTTTTTTGTAAAGCATGGTTTTAAATCAATAGATCAAGCTCCACCGAGTTTTGAGTTACTTGTAATGAAGTTTGATGATCAAGCAGATCCAAAATTCAGTCATGGTTGGGATGAAAGGATTCAAAATTATCGAGACGGAATAACCATTTTTAGGTCAGATCAATGTCCATATATTGATGATGCAGTAAAGACAATTATAGAAGTTGCTAGTGAGAGAAACATACCAATAAGGGTTATTGAGTATGAGAATTCGGAAGATGCTAGATATGCCCCCTCTGCCAATGGAATATTCAACGTAATCTATAACGGGAAATTGCTAACATATCATCCAATTAACAAAAGGGAATTATATAAATTACTAGACCAAGCTTAG
- a CDS encoding aminoglycoside adenylyltransferase domain-containing protein, translating into MEKQINLDSVVELFKKELSDVLIGIYLHGSMAMKCFNPSHSDIDLLIITRDKSPIETYQRIAKQLIVIEEEEIKIAKGLELSIILERNFKDFVYPTPFEFHYSAFHKERYKNEEFYFCGGYDDPDLAAHFVVAYNRGITLYGRPFNEIFNLIDKKYYVNSITSDVKNAQEEIVDNPIYYVLNLCRALQYLHESTISSKKEGGEWALGILPKKYVDLVDKCLASYNNASISLELNNQFLLDFAEYMINNIDNSKLNSRNEDV; encoded by the coding sequence TTGGAAAAACAAATAAATTTAGACTCAGTCGTTGAGCTATTTAAGAAAGAACTTTCAGATGTACTCATTGGGATATATCTTCATGGGTCAATGGCTATGAAATGTTTTAATCCATCCCATAGTGATATCGATTTATTAATTATTACACGAGATAAAAGTCCTATTGAGACTTATCAGAGAATCGCGAAGCAACTTATTGTAATCGAAGAAGAGGAAATAAAAATTGCTAAGGGATTGGAATTAAGTATTATTTTGGAGAGAAACTTTAAGGATTTTGTTTACCCAACGCCTTTTGAATTTCATTATTCTGCGTTCCACAAGGAGAGATATAAGAATGAAGAGTTCTATTTCTGTGGTGGATATGATGATCCCGATCTAGCTGCTCATTTTGTAGTTGCATACAATCGTGGAATTACGCTCTATGGTCGACCTTTCAATGAGATTTTTAACTTAATCGACAAAAAATATTACGTAAATTCAATTACTTCTGATGTAAAAAATGCACAAGAGGAAATTGTGGATAATCCGATTTATTATGTTTTAAACCTATGTAGGGCTCTTCAATATTTACATGAGTCAACTATTTCATCTAAAAAAGAAGGTGGAGAATGGGCATTAGGGATATTGCCTAAGAAGTATGTTGATTTAGTTGATAAATGTTTAGCCAGTTATAACAATGCAAGTATCTCATTAGAATTAAACAACCAGTTCCTTTTAGATTTTGCGGAATACATGATAAATAATATCGATAATTCAAAGCTCAATTCACGCAACGAGGATGTGTAA
- a CDS encoding pentapeptide repeat-containing protein, producing the protein MSNKYSADCEQCFGLCCVALPYAKSSDFAFNKDGGTPCRNLQTDYRCGVHKNLRNKGFRGCTVYECFGAGQMISQVTYNGKDWRENPTLAKEMFDVFPIMQQLYEMLYYLNEALSNDDTQPIHKDLKHMVAETERLTMQDPKFLLELHVPTHRAFVNGLLLQTSELVRAKVKNNKEKNKQNKVLKGKDLIGANLRGASLIGDNLRGVLFIASDLRDADMRMTDLIGADFRDADLSGANLTGSIFLTQAQVNSANGDSNTKLPSTLNIPNHWLK; encoded by the coding sequence GTGTCTAATAAATATAGTGCAGATTGTGAACAATGTTTTGGTTTATGCTGTGTAGCACTACCCTATGCAAAATCTTCAGATTTTGCGTTTAATAAAGATGGAGGGACACCTTGTCGAAACCTGCAAACGGATTATCGTTGTGGTGTACACAAAAATCTAAGAAATAAAGGTTTTCGGGGCTGTACGGTTTATGAATGCTTTGGAGCAGGTCAGATGATTTCCCAAGTTACTTACAACGGAAAAGATTGGCGAGAAAACCCTACGTTAGCTAAGGAAATGTTCGATGTATTTCCAATAATGCAACAACTGTATGAGATGCTTTATTACTTAAATGAAGCACTTAGCAATGATGATACTCAACCTATCCATAAAGACTTAAAACATATGGTAGCGGAAACTGAACGTCTTACTATGCAGGATCCCAAATTTCTCTTAGAGCTGCATGTCCCAACTCATAGGGCATTTGTTAATGGTTTACTGCTGCAAACAAGTGAATTAGTGCGTGCAAAAGTTAAGAATAACAAAGAAAAAAATAAACAGAATAAAGTTTTAAAGGGGAAAGATCTTATAGGTGCGAACTTAAGAGGTGCTAGTCTTATAGGTGACAATTTGCGAGGAGTTTTATTTATTGCATCTGATCTCCGAGATGCTGACATGAGAATGACCGACCTTATTGGTGCAGACTTTAGAGATGCTGATTTAAGTGGAGCTAATCTCACTGGAAGTATTTTTCTTACGCAAGCACAAGTGAATTCGGCTAATGGCGATAGTAATACTAAGCTGCCATCTACTTTAAACATTCCAAATCATTGGTTGAAATAA
- a CDS encoding phosphotransferase — protein MDDCNIQAERIAAAYLLEQVKSSYQIIGKGFVNQVFVVETEYRKVVIRMNDKGTYPSYIKEKWCIEQAAAVGIPGPEVLSIGIADDTAYMIQSFVDGDNGLDSSVLKSDIWRQLGVYAELFRSIQVKGYGENLIDPVLGEFQSPSHAGSDGSWIGYVQYNINSLTENDRLIELGVITRMKSLKVRQLFETLKKGSFDFGIIHGDISLKNTIVNQAGQVILLDWGSAEVSVVPHGEIIYLIQCQIQSGDPNNEEFKAFLDGYGISINDLAEMRQLLLLRAFDKLRWAIDRSPDLIEPFAEYAKQVVDMVLE, from the coding sequence ATGGATGATTGTAACATACAAGCAGAACGAATTGCTGCGGCTTATTTGCTAGAACAAGTGAAATCCTCATACCAGATCATCGGTAAAGGCTTCGTAAATCAAGTATTCGTAGTCGAGACGGAGTATCGGAAAGTTGTTATACGGATGAACGATAAAGGTACTTATCCTAGCTATATAAAAGAAAAATGGTGTATCGAGCAAGCAGCAGCAGTTGGCATTCCCGGGCCTGAGGTGCTGTCGATTGGTATAGCAGATGACACAGCATATATGATTCAATCTTTTGTAGATGGTGACAATGGTCTAGATAGTAGCGTTCTTAAGTCTGATATTTGGAGGCAGCTTGGTGTATATGCCGAACTTTTTCGTTCGATTCAAGTAAAGGGATACGGTGAAAATCTGATTGATCCAGTTCTTGGTGAGTTCCAATCACCTTCGCATGCAGGATCTGACGGTAGTTGGATAGGTTATGTGCAGTATAATATCAATAGTCTGACGGAGAATGATCGATTGATTGAGCTTGGAGTAATCACTCGGATGAAATCGCTGAAGGTACGACAACTCTTTGAGACTTTGAAGAAAGGATCATTTGACTTCGGTATAATACATGGAGATATCTCATTGAAGAATACGATTGTCAATCAAGCAGGTCAAGTTATATTACTGGATTGGGGTAGTGCAGAAGTAAGCGTGGTACCGCATGGAGAAATAATTTATTTGATACAGTGCCAAATCCAAAGCGGAGACCCGAATAATGAGGAATTCAAAGCATTCTTAGATGGGTATGGCATAAGTATAAATGATCTTGCTGAAATGAGACAATTACTACTATTAAGAGCTTTTGATAAACTTAGATGGGCAATTGATCGAAGTCCTGACCTGATCGAACCCTTTGCTGAGTACGCAAAGCAAGTTGTTGACATGGTGTTGGAATAG